GTGGCTTTTACGTCTAAATTCAACCGCGGCAAGCTGTCAGATTTAGTGAGCCTGCTATCAGGGCGAAATTTTGAGGCCAGAACGTTTGAGGCCGCCATTGCAGAGCAATCTTTTGCCACCTTGAGAGAAGGCGTGTACAACTTCATTAATGAAACCAACTACAAACGGTTCATCATGATTGTGAAGTCGGCGGGCTTTATCTCGCCCAAGCTCATACGGTCGCAGAACGTGCTCAATTTCGCGTACATCCTGTTTCTAAAGCTTCGGGAACTGGGGGTGAATTCTGTTTCCATTGAGACCTACGTGCGTCGTTGGCTGGTGTATTCCATCTTAACGGGTCGCTATTCCGGCTCTGCCGAAAGTTATTTTGATTATGACATCAAGCAAATCTCTGAGCGGTCCTTTGCCGAGTATCTAAAGGAAAAAGAAGAAGGTGAATTGTCTGAGGCTTTCTGGAATTTCTCACTGCCCCAGAGTTTAGATACCTCTGTGGCCAGCAGTCCGTACTTTCTGGTTTTTCTGGCGGCCCAGGTTAAAGCCAATGACAAAGGTTTTCTGTCTAAAGACATCACGGTGGCAGACCTTATTTCCCACAAAGGCGATATTCACCACCTCTTCCCCAAAGAATACCTGAAAAGAAACGGGCTTGACCGCAGCAAGTACAACCAGATTGCCAACTACGCTTACATGCAAACCGAAATCAACATTAAGGTAGGCAGTAAATCTCCTAAAGAGTATTTCGGTCTTCTCTCAGCTCAAATGCAGGAACAGAATCTGCAACTAAGCGGCCTAGCTAACCCAGAGGAGCTTTCCCATAACCTAAAGATGAATGCAGTACCAGTATCTTTGGCGCACATGGAGATACAGCACTACACAGATTTTTTAATTGGCCGCCGGCGGCTGATGGCAGAAAAGATTAAAGATTATTATTTTTCGCTTTAGTTACAAATAAAGCCCTCTCTGGTTAAACCAAAGAGGGCTTTATTTTCATTTCACCTTCTGACTAAAAGACGGAATTTAAATGGATTTAGAGAGCCTGTATAATAAAGTGGGAAAGATGTTATACTAAGCCGCCCTTATTAGTGTTATCACCAACAAACCCTTTTACTGGGCTATTTTGCTTGTTGGTGATAACACCAACAAGGGCGCAGGTCCATGGGCTTTTTTTACTAAACATGCTCTCAGGCAACCAATGATTACTACCGCCATTCCTCGGTATTCTTAATCCCCAATTTCTCCGCATTAAACACCGGATCTAACCCTGCTTTCCGCTGGGTCTGGTAATCTTTGAGGGCGCGCATGGCAGGTTTTTGAAGCAATAGAATGGCCACAATGTTGAGCCAGGCCATGACGCCTACGCCAATATCGCCCAGGGCCCAGGCAGACTCGGCGGTTTTGATGGTACCGTAAAAAGTAGCACCCAGAATAAGGACACGTAAGCCCCAGAGCATCCATTTGTTGGTGCCTTTGCGCATGAGGTAACTCAGGTTGGTTTCGGCTATGTAGTAATAAGCCATGATGGTGGTAAACGCGAAGAGCAGTAGCGCAATGGCCACAAACCCACCGCCCAAGGCCGGGAAGTGCGTGTTCACCGCTTGCTGGGTAAACTCAGAACCAGTGGGCACGCCGGGCAAATGCTCTACCAGAAAGCCACCTGCTGGGTTCACCACATTGTATTGGCCGGTAAACAAAATCATAAACGCGGTGGCGGTACAGACAAAGAGCGTGTCTACGTACACAGAGAACGCCTGCACCAAACCCTGTTTTACTGGGTGACTGACCTCCGCGGCGGCGGCGGCATGGGGCGCAGTGCCCTGTCCGGCTTCATTAGAGTAGATGCCTCTTTTCACGCCCCAGGAAACGGCCATGCCAAAAACACCGGCAAAGGCAGGTTCCAGGTTGAAGGCAGAACGTATAATTAAGCTAAAGACTTCTGGCACCTGGCCAATGTTCATGAAGATGATGATAACCGCCATCAAGATATAGGCACCCGCCATAAAAGGCACCAGCACTTCTGCCACTTTGCCTATTCTCTTCACGCCGCCAAAGATGATGAGCCCCAAAGCAAGGGTAACGGCACCGCCTGTGATGGCTGGCGGAATAGCAAACGCTTTGGTGATGCCCAAGGCAATACTGTTGCTTTGCACTCCCGGTAACAGTACCACCATGCTCACAATGGTAGCTACCGCAAAAACCACGGCATACCATTTTACACCTAGTCCTTTTTCAATGTAGAAGGCAGGTCCACCCCGGTACTGCCCGTCTTTCACCTCTTTGTAGATCTGACCTAGCGTGGCCTCCATAAACGCCGAGGCACTGCCCAGAAACGCAATCATCCACATCCAGAATATGGCACCGGGGCCACCCATGGCAATGGCGGTGGCCACGCCGGCAATGTTACCCGTACCCACACGCCCGGCAATAGCCACAGCAAAGGCCTGGAAAGAACTGATACCATTAGCAGAACTCGTATTATTAAAAAGCAGGCGAATCATCTCCTTGAAATAGCGCACCTGCAGAAAACCCGTTCTCACAGAAAAGTAAACACCTGTGCCCAGGCAAAGAATAATCAAGGCATTGCTCCAAACAATAGCATTGATATCGGCAATTAGTTTTTCCATGGTAAAAGGGTAGGCAGAGAATAGTTAAGGGTGAGGTTTTAAGAGAAAACAGTTTTCCTATTTTAGCCCAAAGTAAGGAAAAATGTCAGGTAAAATTCTATGCCGCCCCAAAATCTAATGGGTTGTGGTCTGAAACCTTCGTGTGGTTTTTTAAATCCACAATAATTCAGCCAGCACTGCCTACATCATGATTTGTAAAGGTTTACTAGAGAATTGCGCTTGCCTTTACCTATATAAACGAAGTCTTTTCCAACCTTACCAGGTGTGGGCCGTTCTACCAAGACACGCCTATTGGCCAGCGCACCAACTTTGGGTTTCAAATCCTTCCTCTTGCCTTCCTTTGCCTGACCCCAACCGGGTAGGCACCAACCACTATACTATTTTCTTATTACTGCTTTCAAGCTGTTTTAGGCGCTATTTCCAAAATACAGCCTGAAAACGGCCGCTTATACGCAACTATTCTTTTATGAACTATACCCTCACCATTGCCAGTGCCACCACGGTAAATGAAATTCCGGCGTACTGGACTACCCAGGACTATATTCAGCTGTTGGAGAAATTCAATTTCCCAGATGCCGGCACCGCCAGCCCAGACACCTTGCCTGAATTACTGGCCATGGCCATTACCGATTTTGAGCCCAATGAAGCGGCTGCCATTATCTTAGACTACAAACTGTCTGAGCACCTGACCGAAGGCCAGATTCAGCAGATTTCCAATGACATGCTGCTGGACAAAATCTCAGAGGAATACCCAGACATTACCCTGCACGCGCGCTTGTTCCATATCAACCAGCTGTTGTACAAGGCGTTCAACGGCAAATTCCCGAATGCCAAAGCCACGTGCATTGACTTCACGGCCACGCCTCAAGAGGCACAAGTAGAGGTGGTTCTCACCAAGGCAGGAGCGTTGCAGCTTTTACACCAAGGCTTGTCAGATAGCAATTTGATCAAGCGCCTGTTCCCCGACCAAATGGCGGGCACCGTTTCTTTCCCGGAGGCCGAAGGCATTGTCTGGGAACTGGAAAGCAAGGGCAACCATGCGTATACACTGCTGACTTCGGCGTACTGGCTAAGCAAGGAAGACCTGGTGGCCCAGAACTTTGAAGGCAGTTATGAACCCCTGGCCCAACCGCAGGAAGCCGTTTAAAGAAATTTAGCGGTTGTAGACCTTAAATCAAATTAAAACAACAGTGCCAGTAAGCTGCATGCGTCAGCGGCCTGGTAACACATAGTACACTTAAAACAAAACAAGATGTTAGGAAAAAACAGTAAGCAATTTGGGGTTTGGTTAGATTCAGTGCAGGCCACGGTGGTAGGTAGAAAAGACCTGGACTCCGGTGAATTTGTGGTCTTGGGTCAGGCCAAGAACGAAGGCCAGGGCAGCAATTCCAATGAAAACACGGCCCATAACGCTAAGCAGGGCTTGCAGCAAAAGTTCTTCAAGGAAATCTGTGCGCTCATGCAGAACGCCGAGGAAGTGCACGTAACGGGCACCGGCATCACGCAGGAGCAGTTCATGCACTTTTTAGCCAACACGGCCCAGTTCAAAAACACCCAAACCAAAGAAAGTACCTCGCAGCACATGGCAGATGAGAAACTGGTGCAATATGTCACGGCGCAGTTCAACTAGGTAGCCTTACTGGATTCATGTAGAAAGCGGCTTCTCTTAACAGGGAGGCCGCTTTTTTTGATATTATTTAGGATTTTCTTTCGTTTTTTTCACTTCCGGGGGGTTGCTTAAGCTGAAGAAAGGCAAGAATGTTTACCTTAGATTTTCAAGTAAGCGCACAACCAGTACCATATGACCACCACAGATCAAAAACAGGCGGTTTTCCAGGAAATAGAACAAACATTAAAGGGCCAGGGCTTCACCATTGTGAGCCAGGACCCGCACCGGCCTTGGGGAGGTTTTTTTGTGATGGCCGAAGACCAGGCGCAGAAATTTGCCGAGACCTATTTTGAGGGGCTGAACGTGGAAGGCCTGCGCATCTCCGGCAAACTGAGTCCCAAGATTTTGGTGGTGGCCCCAGAGAAACGCCTGTCCTGGCAATACCACCATCGCCGTGCCGAAATCTGGAAAGTGTTGCGTGGCCCGGTGGGTGTGGTGACCAGCGCTACTAATGTTGAAGGCGAATTACAGGAATTAGGGCCCGGAGCGTTGATCAGGCTGCAGCAGTCTGAGCGCCACCGCCTGGTGGGCCTGCGGGAATGGGGCGTTCTGGCCGAGATCTGGCAGCACACAGATGCCCATAATCCCTCTAATGAAGATGATATTGTGCGGGTGCAGGACGATTTCGGAAGGTAATATTCCTTAAAAATTTGAAAACACAGCGGGCGTTTTTGGCCTCATTTCTGGAAATGAGGCCAAAAACGCCCGCTGTGTTTAAAGGGCTGCACTTCCAAAAGGAATTGGTGCCTATTTTATTGAAAGCAACAGGTCACGTGCAGCTACCAAATGAGAGCATGTTTAAATTTCTCTTTTGCGCTACAAAAAGGCCGTAACAAGAACCTGCTTTTGCCTTTTTATCGTACTGTAGCGCTACTACGCTGCTCAAAAAACGCTTCCGCAGAACCTTATTCTGGCTATTTTCGCCAGCAAAAGAGAAATTTAAACAAGCTCTTAACAGAAAGCGCCAGGCTGGCTGGTGGCGGAGGCGTTTTTCTTCTTCTGCTGGTAGGGCAGGGCCGGTAAAGTCAGGAACGGTACGGTGCTGGCATAGGCCAACTCAGCAGAAACGCTTTTGTGGAAGAAGCCTTCCCAGAACGTGCGTTTTTCCAGGGCTACCGCCAATACTTCAGTGTGGTTCTTTTTCTGAAACGCTTGCACGCCTTTCAGTACCGTGTCGGCTTGCACCTGGGTTAGTTGGTAGGCGTGGCCCGCCAGCGTTTCCTCTATGTCTGTTACTACCTGCTGGTCAGACACTAAATCCAGTTCCTCTTCGGTTTTAATGTTCAGGACCTGAATGACCGCCGCCATGGGTTTGGCAAGCGCCAAGAGTTGCTGCAGGTAGGGCGCTTCGTCTTTCTCAAAATCTGAGGCGTAGGTAATGCTGTTAAACCCCTGAAACTGCACATTAGCCGGAATGGCCAACACAGGGCAGGGCACTTCTTCCATGACAATGCGGGTGTTGGTGCCAATCAGTTTGTCTAGGAACGTGCTGGCGCCTTTGGTACCCATCACCACCAAATCTACCTGGTGCTGCACCACCAATTTACTCAGGGTTTGGTACAGGGGCGCGGGCTCACAGATACACTCCACCTCAAATCTAAAGCCATGCTCCAACCTAATGGTGCGGGAGATTTTCTCCAACTCGCCTAAATAGCCTTCCTGTAGCAAAACCCCGGGTTGCACGGCATTGGGCTCCTCTGGCGTGGAAATGATCAATTCATGCAGCGCATGGAACAGAATAACCTTGCCTTTTACCACGCTGGCCATGTCAGAAGCATATTGAATGGCGTTCAAGGCGTTGGCAGAAAAATCGGTGGGGACCAGAATGGTGTTCATGACGTTGGACTTTAGGGTTTAGGAGTATCGAGTTTGTTTTGTTTTGCTTTCGGTTCAGGCCAGGGAAAAAGCCACGTTGCTGTTTTTCAATGCCTGGTTCTGTGGCCACCACTTAAATTGACGTAATGGTTTCGGGTTTTGCTGGTGTTTGGTTTGTACTGTTTGATGAAGCAAAGTTATGGAGGCCCAGACACTTATGAGATGACCTTGGTTGGGCCGGGATATGATCTTTGTCACTAAGAGAAAGACTGGTAACCAAAAGGTGACCCTTGGGGTAGCGCTTGAAAATCAATGGTTTACTACCTGGCATTTGGTCATTGACGCAACAGGTAGGCTCTTTTGGTGGGTTCTGGGCCTTTGGGTTGTACCTTTGTTTTTCGCAACGTTATCATGACCAGAAAACAATATATCCTCATCATCCTTATCCTGGGGGCGCTCAGCACCATCTCGCCCTTTTCCATTGACATGTACCTGCCGGGGTTTCCGGCCATTGCCCAGGACCTGAACACGTCCATTGCCACCATCCAACTGTCGTTGACCGCTTATTTTGTCGGTATTTCAGTGGGGCAGTTGCTCTACGGGCCTTTGCTGGACCGGTTCGGGCGGAAGTACCCGCTGTACGCCGGTCTGTTGGTGTACATCGTCGCCTCGGTGGGCTGTGCCTATGCAGATTCCCCGGACATGCTCATTGCCATGCGTTTTCTGCAGGCCATTGGCGGGTGCGCGGGCATGGTGGCGGCGCAGGCCCTGGTGCGTGATTTGTTTCCGGTCACCGAGACGGCCAAAGTGTTTTCCTGGCTTATTCTGGTCATTGCCGTGTCACCCATGATTGCCCCAACCGTGGGCGGGTACATGACGGCGGCGTTTGGGTGGCCCTCGGTTTTTCTGGCCCTGGGCGTGATTACGTTACTCATTATGGTGGGCGTGTATTTTGCCCTGCCCGAAGGCCGGAAAGGTGACCCCGGCATGTCATTGAAGCCAAAGGCGGTGTTGGGGAATTTTTCAAAGGTGCTGCAGAACCCGCAGTTTCTGGTGTTTACCTTGGTGGGCGGCATTGCTTCGGCGGCGCCGTACGCCTACATTGCCGGTTCCCCAGATGTGTTCATGAACATATACAAGGTGAGCGAGCAGGAGTACGGCTGGATTTTCGCGTTTCTGTCCATTGCCCTCATCGGCTCGCCGCAGTTGAACCACATTTTGCTCCGCCGGCTTTCCAGCGAACAAATTATCAACGTGGCTTTGGTTTACCAGATGGTGGTGGGGGCGGTGATGGTACTGGGCGTGTACAACGGGTGGTTCGGGAAAACCAGTTTGATTGCGGTGCTGTTCCTGTTCATGCTGGGACAGGGGCTCACGGCGCCCAACGCCTCGGCCTTGTCCATTGCGCCTTTCTCCAAATACGTGGGCAGCGCCTCTGCACTGGGCGGAAGTTTCAGGATGGGCATGGGCGCCCTAGTGTCTGCCGTGGTGAGTATGTTTCATAATGGCACCGCCCTGCCCATGGTGACCGTCATGACCCTGTGTACTTTGGTAGGCATTGTGCTGTACTTTCTGGGCCGGGGCTCTTCCAGAGCCTACACCAAAGCCGTGGAAGCCGGTACCGTGACGGAGGTGTAAAAAGAGAAGGATAGATTTTCCGTTTTCGGGCTCATTTCCAGAAATGAGCCCGAAAACGGAAACCGGCTCTATGGAAAGCAGGTACTGATGCGGAACAAAATTACTGTTTCATAGAAAGCTGCCAAGCTTTGACAGATGCTTCTAATTTGGCAGAGGTGGCCGCGGTAATATTTACCAAATAATAGGGAGGTTCCCCTTTTAGCATGCGCCAGCGCCAGTCCAGTTGGTCAATTGTTTGCTGTTGTCCATTGTCCATCCACCAGGCGGTGTAAAGGGTGTCTGTGCCGTTATTCAGGGTGGCAAGGTAAACAAGTTTATTAGCTACTACTTGTTGCTGCACATTGGTGAATTCATAGCCGCTGCCTTGCCAGCAGATAAACGGATGATGCTCTACCGTGTAAAATCTTCTGGTAGATTTTAAGTAAACAAGCATTTCCCCATTGGTCCATTTCTGCACATTGTTGGGCATGCTTTCTACGGTAAACCCAGCTTTGGTCTGAACCAATGGGCTAGCCTCTACTGTAGGCCTCGTCAAAACCTGATACCCCGCAAAAGTTAGGCCGGCCAGCAAAAAGAAGTTGAGAGCCAAGGCCGCCCTGGAAACTGAAGATGCCGGAGGCTGCTGTGGAAATAATTTGTGTTGTCTTTGACGCTTGGCAAGCCATTTCGCTACAGCATAAAACGGTACAACGGCATACACCAACAAGCAGAGCAACCCCATTATTTCATGCAGCGCGTCTTGGGGCATGATCTTGAATTGGACCAGGAGCACAATTCTAATGAGGTTGCTGGCTACATTGAGGAGTACCATGCATAAGAGCATCAAAATCAACTCCCACCACGCCCACCTGAATTGGTACTGTTTCTGAAATTGTGCCAAAACCGCCACCGCCAGCAAAAGGGAAAAAGAAAGCATGCTCAAACCTGCGCAGGCAGGGTCCACGGAGAATTCCTGACCGTTCAGCAGAATTAGGTTCCCTTGCGACGTCGCCGATTTGTAGAGCGGTGAAAGTAGCTGGGCCGCCCACCCTGACAACTTCAATCTAAGCGGGAAGCTCCAAATGTCAGTGACATACACAAAGATGGGTGAACTTACCAGCAACAACAGCAAAGGCAATCTCCCTGCTATGCCAAAGAGCGTCTGCGCCGCCACCCACCCCGCCAATAAGAAGGCTACATAAAAAATGGTATTTAATTTCAATATGGCGGTCAACCCAATAAAAACGGCAGTCAGGGTGATTATGACAGGTGGAACCGCTTGGCGCGGAGCATTTTGCGCTACCAGTGGTATTAATGCAAATGCCAGCAGAAACGGCAGATTCCATTGCAGATAATAGCGCAAGGTGATCCCAGCTACCAACAAGAAACCTGCCGCCAAAAGAAGTTTCAGCGGCACAGAATATTTGACAGGTGCTTTTAGTAGGAATTGCATCAGAAAAATCTAGGCTTGATGGCAGTGTAGAAAACTACGAGCACCACTAAAATAATCAAGGCCCATTCATGTGGTTCCGGCACCGCGCCTGACGATTTCATGGTGGCATTGCCCAGGGCGTCTTTGTTTTCTTCAATGCCAAACCGTTCATAGTCCTCCTGTTTCTCCAGCACTACCAAACTGGACAAAGGACTCACCACATTGGCTTGCGCAGCTTCGGCAATCAGGTTTTCCTCCAAATAGCCTTTCTTGAAATAATTAGGCCCAATTTGATGCAACAGGTGATTGTAGGCAAAGAGTCGCATTAAATGGTCTGGTGCTGTCGTTTGTGAGTTTATTGAAGTTTCCGTTCTCTTGATTTGGGTACCAGATGCTCCTAACACCACGGTATTGGCATCTGTTTGGTCAAGCACAAATTTTTGTCGTTTCAGCAAATGAACTATTTCATCTGTAGTGCCTTGGTCATACCGCAAGAGGCGGAGCTCCTTCAATGTTTTGATGTACGGCGTAAGGTCCTGGCCTAAATGGAAGAACCGCACGGGCTGCTGGTTTAGCGCCGATTTGGAAAACAGAGCCGAAAAACGACTCTCCTTTATATCTTGCAGATTGGGAGACACTCCATTGCCTTTGCTAATGATTAAAGCGTTTTCAGGGTCTTTTACTAAATGCAAAGGGAACAATGTGAAGTTAGACGTCCGCAGAGATGCTAGCAAAGCCTCTTTATTAAGGTTGGTCAGCTTAATCATTGAATCTTGGAAAACATACACGGGCTTGCCTTTCACAACCTCAACTATGGTAGCGATTTCTTCCTGTGTCCAGGCTTTGTTAATATCCAGGTATATGCGGGTGGGAGTGAAATCACTGTACTTTTTAACGTGGGCTTGCATGTGGTATTGGTTGCCCCTGAAATTAAAAGAAACGGGTGAGATTGGTGAAACCGGAAATTGCAATCGCCAATCTGGTTGATACTCCCCGAAGCGCTCGTACCGACCGTTTCCTTTGACTTTGTACTCAGAAGGAAGGTTTCGGCCGATGGCGTCATTGGGCAAACGGATCACTGTTGTTTCAGTGGCTTGGGAAGCAGAAGGTCCATCAAAGTAAATGTTTTGGTATTGCAATTGATTGCCCAGTACTTTCAATGGCGAGGTAATGCCTAATTTGAATTGCCTGTTCTCCTGCGGCGTGCAGGGGAAAACTCGTACACTCACTGTGTTGCCTTCCTGCCAATGCACCACAGATGGGTCGCGCACTTCTACGCCCACTATGGTATTGTAGGCGCTGTCGGCTTTGCTTTGGGTGGTGAGGTAGCCTTTCTCTTCCTTGCCATTTATCCAGAGTGACAGTGAGGTCACCACGCTGCCTACAGGCAAGTGAAAGGTGTATATGGCTTCTTCTTGTGACCATTCAACTGGCATGCTATTGTGCACGTTCAGGATTTTCTCTGTGTAGCTCATGCGGTATTCCGGGAAAATTTGTGCCTGGGTGATTACATTGCTGGTAGTGAGGTGCTGCCCACTCCATAACCGGTCAAGCGCTAAGTGAC
This region of Rufibacter sp. LB8 genomic DNA includes:
- a CDS encoding DUF262 domain-containing protein, with the translated sequence MQKYSVNQYLIETVLAWVKSGEIAIPEIQRPFVWDSSKVRDLMDSLYQGYPVGYVIAWKNPNVKLKDGTLSDGKKVLIDGQQRITALTAAILGQYVVNKNYKRVKIKVAFHPIDQRFEVQNPAILKDKTWLPDIAEAINGDLFEIAENYFELNPDVDKKQVRNAFSTLINIPKKQIGMIELAPDLDIETVTEIFIRINSKGVVLSQADFAMSKIASNSEYNGNELRKAIDYFCHLAIAPEFFRHIVDNDPEFAKTNFFQKMQWLRSETEDLYDPEYTDLIRVAFTSKFNRGKLSDLVSLLSGRNFEARTFEAAIAEQSFATLREGVYNFINETNYKRFIMIVKSAGFISPKLIRSQNVLNFAYILFLKLRELGVNSVSIETYVRRWLVYSILTGRYSGSAESYFDYDIKQISERSFAEYLKEKEEGELSEAFWNFSLPQSLDTSVASSPYFLVFLAAQVKANDKGFLSKDITVADLISHKGDIHHLFPKEYLKRNGLDRSKYNQIANYAYMQTEINIKVGSKSPKEYFGLLSAQMQEQNLQLSGLANPEELSHNLKMNAVPVSLAHMEIQHYTDFLIGRRRLMAEKIKDYYFSL
- a CDS encoding sodium:alanine symporter family protein; translated protein: MEKLIADINAIVWSNALIILCLGTGVYFSVRTGFLQVRYFKEMIRLLFNNTSSANGISSFQAFAVAIAGRVGTGNIAGVATAIAMGGPGAIFWMWMIAFLGSASAFMEATLGQIYKEVKDGQYRGGPAFYIEKGLGVKWYAVVFAVATIVSMVVLLPGVQSNSIALGITKAFAIPPAITGGAVTLALGLIIFGGVKRIGKVAEVLVPFMAGAYILMAVIIIFMNIGQVPEVFSLIIRSAFNLEPAFAGVFGMAVSWGVKRGIYSNEAGQGTAPHAAAAAEVSHPVKQGLVQAFSVYVDTLFVCTATAFMILFTGQYNVVNPAGGFLVEHLPGVPTGSEFTQQAVNTHFPALGGGFVAIALLLFAFTTIMAYYYIAETNLSYLMRKGTNKWMLWGLRVLILGATFYGTIKTAESAWALGDIGVGVMAWLNIVAILLLQKPAMRALKDYQTQRKAGLDPVFNAEKLGIKNTEEWR
- a CDS encoding phosphoheptose isomerase, whose product is MTTTDQKQAVFQEIEQTLKGQGFTIVSQDPHRPWGGFFVMAEDQAQKFAETYFEGLNVEGLRISGKLSPKILVVAPEKRLSWQYHHRRAEIWKVLRGPVGVVTSATNVEGELQELGPGALIRLQQSERHRLVGLREWGVLAEIWQHTDAHNPSNEDDIVRVQDDFGR
- a CDS encoding universal stress protein, with protein sequence MNTILVPTDFSANALNAIQYASDMASVVKGKVILFHALHELIISTPEEPNAVQPGVLLQEGYLGELEKISRTIRLEHGFRFEVECICEPAPLYQTLSKLVVQHQVDLVVMGTKGASTFLDKLIGTNTRIVMEEVPCPVLAIPANVQFQGFNSITYASDFEKDEAPYLQQLLALAKPMAAVIQVLNIKTEEELDLVSDQQVVTDIEETLAGHAYQLTQVQADTVLKGVQAFQKKNHTEVLAVALEKRTFWEGFFHKSVSAELAYASTVPFLTLPALPYQQKKKNASATSQPGAFC
- a CDS encoding multidrug effflux MFS transporter; translation: MTRKQYILIILILGALSTISPFSIDMYLPGFPAIAQDLNTSIATIQLSLTAYFVGISVGQLLYGPLLDRFGRKYPLYAGLLVYIVASVGCAYADSPDMLIAMRFLQAIGGCAGMVAAQALVRDLFPVTETAKVFSWLILVIAVSPMIAPTVGGYMTAAFGWPSVFLALGVITLLIMVGVYFALPEGRKGDPGMSLKPKAVLGNFSKVLQNPQFLVFTLVGGIASAAPYAYIAGSPDVFMNIYKVSEQEYGWIFAFLSIALIGSPQLNHILLRRLSSEQIINVALVYQMVVGAVMVLGVYNGWFGKTSLIAVLFLFMLGQGLTAPNASALSIAPFSKYVGSASALGGSFRMGMGALVSAVVSMFHNGTALPMVTVMTLCTLVGIVLYFLGRGSSRAYTKAVEAGTVTEV
- the xrtN gene encoding exosortase N, with product MQFLLKAPVKYSVPLKLLLAAGFLLVAGITLRYYLQWNLPFLLAFALIPLVAQNAPRQAVPPVIITLTAVFIGLTAILKLNTIFYVAFLLAGWVAAQTLFGIAGRLPLLLLLVSSPIFVYVTDIWSFPLRLKLSGWAAQLLSPLYKSATSQGNLILLNGQEFSVDPACAGLSMLSFSLLLAVAVLAQFQKQYQFRWAWWELILMLLCMVLLNVASNLIRIVLLVQFKIMPQDALHEIMGLLCLLVYAVVPFYAVAKWLAKRQRQHKLFPQQPPASSVSRAALALNFFLLAGLTFAGYQVLTRPTVEASPLVQTKAGFTVESMPNNVQKWTNGEMLVYLKSTRRFYTVEHHPFICWQGSGYEFTNVQQQVVANKLVYLATLNNGTDTLYTAWWMDNGQQQTIDQLDWRWRMLKGEPPYYLVNITAATSAKLEASVKAWQLSMKQ
- a CDS encoding XrtN system VIT domain-containing protein; the encoded protein is MQVDLETALTEKSTQISPQNPHRKSLLLAGLICILLSFGLFLFQEQQLQNGQQGQGGIFMLQYALAGGYFLVLVFNKLFKFKKSFQYLEYLMLFLVLGLISDFALNRQIRIFYPSVDWFSAWLVLVSLGMIGFSFRQLIPRALNFVVIFLLGTGLVAFGYFAFYLAPFYLIGLVGALMLGLGLHVFIPVCAVFALVTAARRMYKHDLALQRTFLAGILLPLLAAITFLVLWYQGSTHINQTLNHYQTQDQQDLPKWLVVAQKIPVTPVYERIIKSDLVYQTASERFDMFDLPTRNFDETLQHDPLVVMATRFFQKPELQTEERIKILESMYDARHLALDRLWSGQHLTTSNVITQAQIFPEYRMSYTEKILNVHNSMPVEWSQEEAIYTFHLPVGSVVTSLSLWINGKEEKGYLTTQSKADSAYNTIVGVEVRDPSVVHWQEGNTVSVRVFPCTPQENRQFKLGITSPLKVLGNQLQYQNIYFDGPSASQATETTVIRLPNDAIGRNLPSEYKVKGNGRYERFGEYQPDWRLQFPVSPISPVSFNFRGNQYHMQAHVKKYSDFTPTRIYLDINKAWTQEEIATIVEVVKGKPVYVFQDSMIKLTNLNKEALLASLRTSNFTLFPLHLVKDPENALIISKGNGVSPNLQDIKESRFSALFSKSALNQQPVRFFHLGQDLTPYIKTLKELRLLRYDQGTTDEIVHLLKRQKFVLDQTDANTVVLGASGTQIKRTETSINSQTTAPDHLMRLFAYNHLLHQIGPNYFKKGYLEENLIAEAAQANVVSPLSSLVVLEKQEDYERFGIEENKDALGNATMKSSGAVPEPHEWALIILVVLVVFYTAIKPRFF